The genomic interval ACCGATCCCCCGAAAACGAACATCTTGGTTACAGTGATATGCCGGTGTTGCCAGATAGTGGATACGCAGTACACGATGGAACCCGCCCACAGCCGCCCATCGTTTCTCCCGGATCTGGAAATAGGGCCCCGAGTGATGCGCTGGTTCTTTTTGATGGTTCAAATCTGGAGGCGTGGGAGTCTGTTAAGGAAGGAGGGTCCGCCTCATGGAAGTTACTTGACGATGGCTCCATGGAAGTAGTTCCGGGTACGGGTAATATCCGCACGCGCGAATCGTTCGGAAACATTCAGCTGCATCTGGAGTTTAGCTGTCCTACGGAGATAAATGGCGAAGGGCAGGGTCGTGGGAACAGCGGTGTGTTTCTTATGGGGCTCTATGAAATTCAGGTGCTGGATAATCATAACAATCCTACCTATGCGGATGGTACGGTGGGAGCCATGTACGGGCAGACCCCGCCCCTCGTGAATGCCATACGTGAGCCGGGCCAATGGAATGTTTACGATATTGTTTGGGAAACCCCGGTTTTTGAAAATGCAGAACGCAAAAAGCCTGCTCGTATAACCGCTATTCTAAATGGGGTGGTTGTACAGCATGGTACAGAATTACTGGGACCTACCACGCACAAAGCCTTGCCTCCTGAGGACTCACAAGAGTCAATCGGTCCGCTCATGCTTCAGGATCACGGGGACTTGGTTCGATTCCGAAACATCTGGATTCGACCTTTAAGGAATTGTGAGCGGTTTTAACCGCGATTATTCTAAGACTTCTTTATACTGCAACTTATCGCCTTTGTCTGTGTAAAGGTATCTACTGTCTGAGTTGTCTCATAAACTACCAGTGGAAAACCTTCAATTCAATGCACGATGTCCAACCATTTCTCTCACCAAATAACTTCAAGTAAACCTCTTCGACTTTGGCCTGGAGTGCTCATCGTCACGCTTCAATGGCTACTAAGATTTGTTGTGCCGATTTTAATTCCCAGCGCCATGGTGGTGGGTGTAATGGGGGCTTTGGCCGCAGGGCCTTTGTTTGTGATCTGGTGGTTGTTCTTTAGCCGGGCTTCTTGGTCGGAGCGCATAGGGGGTGTTGTGTTGATGGGAGTAGTGCTTTTTGTAGTAAAAAATTTCCTACACGTTTCCATTGCGACCAATGGCATGGGAATGACTTACTTCGTTTATGCCATTCCCGCTTTGTGTCTTGCATTCCTGTTGTGGGCCTTGACCTGTACGTCATGCCGATGGACCTAGATGGTTCTCCATGGCCGGGGCCGTTGTGCTTGCCTGCGGTATGTGGACCTTGGTGCGGTCCGGAGGTTTTACCAGCGATTTCGATCAGGACTTCGCATGGCGCTGGTCCAAAACAGCAGAAGATCGACTGGTTGAACAGAACACTGAGTCAGCTGGTTTTTCTTCTGTTTCAATCTCCGACGATTCCAAGGTTTTGTGGTCAGGATTCCGTGGTGCCAATCGTGATGGAATCATTCACGGGATTCGTATCGATACCGATTGGTCGTCCTCTCCGCCGACTGAAATCTGGCGTCGTCCCATTGGACCGAGTTGGTCCTCTTTTGCGGTGTTGGGAGAACTCTTTTTCACCCAGGAACAACGAGGTGATGATGAAGTCGTTTCCTGCTACCACCTAACCACGGGTGAGCTCGTTTGGAGGCATAGTGATAATGTCCGCTTCTGGGAAGCGAATGCCGGTGCTGGTCCGCGTGGGACACCAACGTTGAGCAACGGACGTTTATTCACCTGTGGTGCTACCGGAATCCTCAACGCTCTGAATGCTTTGGATGGGTCGGTCATTTGGTCTAAAAATGCGGGGGAAGATACGGGCACAAACATTCCACTCTGGGGGTTCTCAAGTTCACCTTTGGTAGTCGGTAAGGTTGTTGTGATTGCCGTCGTCGGGACGCTGGTTGCCTATGATAAAGATTCCGGTGATTTACGATGGATAGGCCCAAAAGGGGGTGATGGATACAGCTCACCCCATCATGCAAACATCGATGGCGTCGATCAAGTCTTACTCCCAAGCAAGAGTGGAGTAGTCAGCCTTGATCCGAAAAACGGAACTGTTCTATGGAACCATAGATGGGAGTCCGGATCTCGCATCGTGCAACCTGCTTTTATTTCTGATCACGATCTTTTGATTAGCGCTGGTGAGTCCTCTGGTGTCGGGCGAGTCATCGTTTCCAGTGGGCCTGATGGATGGACGACTGAAGAGCTTTGGCGGACGAATCGATTCAAGCCCTATTTCAGCGATTTGGTCATTCACAAAGACCATGCGTATGGCATCGATGGAAATAATCTTGTTTGTATAAACACCGAGGATGGGAACCGAAACTGGAAGGGCAGACGCTATGGTAGTGGTCAACTATTTCTGTTAGCCGACCAGGATGTATTACTTATTTTATCCGAAGAAGGTGAGCTGGCGTTAGTGGAGGCGAAGCCTGACAAGTTTACCGAGCTCGCATCCATTCCAGCGATTGAAGGAAAGACCTGGAATCACCCTGTCCTGGTTGGAGATGTCTTACTTGTTCGGAATGCGGAGGAGATGGTAGCGTTTCGGTTGGCGCTTGTGGATGGGTGAGTGATTCCATGAGGCGGCACTGCGGGGACGCAGTTGCCCTACCTCTCAGCAAAACGTTGGTAGTCGACTGGGCCGACCCATTCCCCGGGCCAAGCGGACGCAGTTGCCCTACCTCTCAGCAAAACGTTGGTAGGGCCATCGCGTCCTCGCGATGCCGTTGAAATTTGTTTGGAACAATATCCACCATTTGGATATGCGTTAGACAATTTCCGCAACGCACCACTTCTTGAAGTCGCTTCCGCTCCCAGTTGGCAGCAACTATAGAGGAACCAAATGATGGCTCGGCACCAAGCCAACCACATCCAGGTCGCTTACGCTAACAGTGTTGAAGAGGCCGATCTTTGCATGGAAACCAAAGCTGCTCTTGCTTCAAAGTTAGGAATGAAAGTTACCTTGTGCGGGACGAAAAAGGAGGATCTTTAATCTACACTTACCCGGACATCTTCATTATACACTTCCCCCATCACGCCGTGATGAGTGAAGGTAGCCGTTGGCACTCCCTTGACGCGATCCACGGTTACCGACAAAAATCCTCCGACATCTGGTTTGTAATATAGATGCCTGGATTTGTCTGGATTGTCTATGGGAAGTGAATGTTTATCGGTCGAAGCACCGGCTGCATATTCGATCATTCCCGTTTCAGGATGTTTGGAAATGTACTGCCAGTGGCGGTCGCCACAGATGTAATACATGTTCTTCTGTTTTCCAATATACTCGCGCAACATGTTCCCTTCGGTAGCCCAACCTTCATCTACGTGATTGTCGTTCTTCTCTCCCTTCCATAGGTGATCGGGGCCGACTATCGGTGTGGGGCTGATCAGGAGTTTGAAAGTCGCGTCCGAGGCTTCTACCGTTTCTTTGAACCACTTCATCTGTTCCGCGCCCCACAACGATTTGTCGGGACCGTCCGGATAAAAGTTTGGAGTACGAAAGTCTCTGACCTCCATCAACCATATCTGAAGGTCTTTACCCCAACGAAAGGTCCGGTAGTGCTTTTTGTCACTCATGGGAACTTGTTCGTCATATACGGTCCGACCATCTTCATAGGTGAACGCTCCCATTTCCGGCGTCATGGTTGGCCAGCAATCGTTGTCCCAGGAATCATGATCGTCCTTCATGAAGTAGGAGGGCACTTCATTCAGGAAAGCACGTGTATTGGGAAATCCGAACATACGGTTCCATTTGTGACGCGCCAGGTCGATGTGCGTCACATAGGGTTCCATTTGATCGTAGTAAATAATGTCTCCGGCATGCACAAAGAAGTCGGGATTCATCTTTAACATGGAGGCGTAAATGTGATGACCATTGTCGCCAGCATCTCTCGATAGGTATCCCGTGCACGTTGTCACGGCCAAGGTCACTTTTTGCGATTTATCTTTTTCTTGTGCGGTGGTGAACGTGCTGTTTACCACGTAAGGTGTCCGGCTTGATTTGTTCTTACGCGCCTCCACGGTAATGCTGTATTCCGTAGCTGGCTTCAAGCCATCCATGGGAAAGTGTTTTGTGTAATCACGGTTGGGATCCACCGCTTGCCACCCGGTTGTTTTCCTGGAGCTTTGCTTTCCCGATTCGAAGTA from Verrucomicrobiota bacterium carries:
- a CDS encoding alkaline phosphatase D family protein, producing the protein MFNFDSPKNFLPLFSIALLMVCMGCSQVMDEDETVYLGNGIKIGEVSDTTAIIWARTTSLAEPFNQGSEFLIKDRKLSSKLGGLTDEELGPEGRYGLQLPEGLSLDQVVHAVPGSSGEVRLTYFESGKQSSRKTTGWQAVDPNRDYTKHFPMDGLKPATEYSITVEARKNKSSRTPYVVNSTFTTAQEKDKSQKVTLAVTTCTGYLSRDAGDNGHHIYASMLKMNPDFFVHAGDIIYYDQMEPYVTHIDLARHKWNRMFGFPNTRAFLNEVPSYFMKDDHDSWDNDCWPTMTPEMGAFTYEDGRTVYDEQVPMSDKKHYRTFRWGKDLQIWLMEVRDFRTPNFYPDGPDKSLWGAEQMKWFKETVEASDATFKLLISPTPIVGPDHLWKGEKNDNHVDEGWATEGNMLREYIGKQKNMYYICGDRHWQYISKHPETGMIEYAAGASTDKHSLPIDNPDKSRHLYYKPDVGGFLSVTVDRVKGVPTATFTHHGVMGEVYNEDVRVSVD
- a CDS encoding PQQ-binding-like beta-propeller repeat protein, coding for MAGAVVLACGMWTLVRSGGFTSDFDQDFAWRWSKTAEDRLVEQNTESAGFSSVSISDDSKVLWSGFRGANRDGIIHGIRIDTDWSSSPPTEIWRRPIGPSWSSFAVLGELFFTQEQRGDDEVVSCYHLTTGELVWRHSDNVRFWEANAGAGPRGTPTLSNGRLFTCGATGILNALNALDGSVIWSKNAGEDTGTNIPLWGFSSSPLVVGKVVVIAVVGTLVAYDKDSGDLRWIGPKGGDGYSSPHHANIDGVDQVLLPSKSGVVSLDPKNGTVLWNHRWESGSRIVQPAFISDHDLLISAGESSGVGRVIVSSGPDGWTTEELWRTNRFKPYFSDLVIHKDHAYGIDGNNLVCINTEDGNRNWKGRRYGSGQLFLLADQDVLLILSEEGELALVEAKPDKFTELASIPAIEGKTWNHPVLVGDVLLVRNAEEMVAFRLALVDG
- a CDS encoding DUF1080 domain-containing protein — its product is MNRSPENEHLGYSDMPVLPDSGYAVHDGTRPQPPIVSPGSGNRAPSDALVLFDGSNLEAWESVKEGGSASWKLLDDGSMEVVPGTGNIRTRESFGNIQLHLEFSCPTEINGEGQGRGNSGVFLMGLYEIQVLDNHNNPTYADGTVGAMYGQTPPLVNAIREPGQWNVYDIVWETPVFENAERKKPARITAILNGVVVQHGTELLGPTTHKALPPEDSQESIGPLMLQDHGDLVRFRNIWIRPLRNCERF